In one Melopsittacus undulatus isolate bMelUnd1 chromosome 4, bMelUnd1.mat.Z, whole genome shotgun sequence genomic region, the following are encoded:
- the MARVELD1 gene encoding MARVEL domain-containing protein 1, whose translation MARPAPPAVPPHPGPLARGSLSLHRAYLRSPLGLLRLGQLALGAAFWVTVAAHKYEGAAHFALFAAVLVWLLTLALFGLSLLGRWTLVPWLGSRWLLTNLVHDLALGVGLYAAATGIMGYKAGRKSYCNLPGYSQHCLYGAYLSASVCGGIAACLYLFSGLYCLSRRCRDERDII comes from the coding sequence ATGGCCCGCCCGGCTCCCCCGGCAGTACCGCCGCATCCAGGGCCGCTGGCCCGCGGCTCGCTCAGCCTCCACCGCGCCTACTTGCGGAGCCCGCTGGGCCTGCTGCGCCTCGGGCAGCTGGCGCTGGGCGCTGCCTTCTGGGTGACGGTGGCTGCTCACAAGTACGAGGGGGCGGCCCACTTCGCACTCTTCGCTGCCGTCCTGGTCTGGCTCCTCACCCTGGCCCTCTTCGGGCTGAGCCTGCTGGGGCGCTGGACCCTGGTGCCCTGGCTGGGCTCCCGCTGGCTCCTCACCAACCTGGTGCACGACCTGGCGCTTGGAGTGGGGCTCTACGCGGCCGCCACCGGCATCATGGGCTACAAGGCTGGGCGGAAAAGCTACTGCAACCTGCCGGGCTACAGCCAGCACTGCCTCTACGGTGCCTACCTGAGTGCCTCTGTCTGCGGGGGCATCGCCGCCTGCCTGTACCTCTTCTCTGGGCTCTACTGCCTGTCACGACGCTGCCGGGATGAGCGCGACATCATCTGA